The genomic segment GAATAATAGTTTCTTAAAAGATAAATGTAATTATGTTGACGGTATTGATCTACTATTTCTTCAAGCAAAGTATGCAACACAATTTTGGAAATTAGATAATAAATAAATTTCACCCCCAATTATTAAACTTATTTGAATCATGCCGATAAGTAGCTGTAGATAGGTAAAATTTGAGATAAGGGATTATTGTGTTTCGAAAAGAATTCGCAGATGTTATCAGTAAAACAGGGATGGTTCCGTTAAAGGATCTTCGTCCGTTGTTAATGGATAAGGATAAAGACTCCATCTCTGAATTAGGCTTATTAGAATTTTCTTTCTTTGATGATGTAAAATTTGCAAAACAGGTCGCTGGAAATTATAGTGTACCATATATTGATTTAATGAAGGCCAGTGTACCTGATCGTATCCTCAAGCTTGTTAGACGTACTGACATTTTAAAATACAGAGCCATTCCAATTCAAAAAACAGGGAAATCAGTAAGCTTAGCGATTTTTGATCCTTCGCTTATTGCACGTCAAGCCGAGCTCCAATCCTTGTTTCAGCACCCAGTCGATTTTATTTTAACGTCACTAAGAGCTTGGAAAAGATTGTTTGAAAAAATTGAAGTCTCAATTGATGAAGTTCTTGAAACAGTTAAAGAGGTAAAAGCTGATTCAGGAGTGAATGAAAATCTTGTTGAAGAAGATATCGGTGATGATGTTATTCGTTTCGTAAATAGAATTCTTGCTGATGCTTTTCTTAGAAAATGTAGTGATATTCATATTGAACCATATGAACACAATTTTAGAGTTAGATTTAGAATTGATGGTACACTTATTGAGGTTGCACAGCCTCCAAAATCATTAATTGCTCCTATTGTTTCACGTCTTAAAATTCTTGCACAGCTAGATATTTCTGAAAGAAGAAAACCACAAGATGGTAGGATTAAGCTTTCTGTTGCAGGAAAGCCGATTGATTATCGTGTGTCGACACTCCCAACACTATTTGGTGAAAAGGTTGTACTAAGACTTCTTGACCAGTCCAATCTACAGCTAGATATGACTAAACTAGGATTTGAGCCAAAACAAATTAAAGTTTTTCAAAATGGTATTCATCAACCATATGGGATGTGCTTGGTGACAGGTCCTACGGGATCTGGGAAAACAACAACACTTTATTCGGCACTAGCTGAACTTAATACAGATGATGTAAATATTTCTACAGCGGAAGATCCATGTGAGTTTAACCTCGAAGGGATCAATCAGGTAAATATTAAAAAAGAAGTTGGTTTGACTTTTCCGGCTGCACTTAAAGCTTTTCTTCGTCAGGATCCCGATATCATCATGGTTGGGGAGATTCGAGACTTTGAAGTAGGAGAGATTGCTGTTGAAGCTGCTCTAACTGGTCACATGGTTTTAAGTACACTCCATACTAACGATGCACCATCGACAATTACACGTCTTTTAAATATGGGAATTGAGCCTTTTCTTGTAACAGGATCGTTAAATGTTGTTGTTGCACAAAGACTATGTAGGAAAATTTGTACTCAATGTAAGATAGAGGATACAAAAATCTCAAAAGAAGAGATAATAGCTTGTGGGATTGCTCCTGCATCAGCGGAAAAAATAAAAATATATCGTGGTGCTGGTTGTGAGCACTGTAACAACACTGGTTATAAAGGCCGTGTTGCGATTTACGAAGTTTTAGATGTTAGTCCAGCTATAAAAGAAATTATTTTAAAGCATGGATCTAGTGATGACATCAAGAGACAGGCCATTAAAGAAGGGATGAAAACTTTAAGAATGAGTGCACTTACGAAAGTAGCTTTAGGAGAAACATCTCTTGAAGAGGCAGTGAGTAACTCTAGTTCTGATAAGTTTTAAGGGGTAAAAGATGAGTGCTGATACTAAATCAACAAAACTACAGTCAGAACCAACAGCTACGAAAAAGTTAGAGGTTGGTGAAAACATAAAGATTCAACAATTGTTTAAGTTGATGGTTGATAATGGGGGATCAGATTTACATATCTCTCCTGGGACTTCACCAGCTATGCGTGTTAATGGCGAGGTCATAAGAGTCAAGGTACCTGCGCTAACACCACAAACTTCTAAGGAACTTGTCTATCAAGTTTTGTCTGAAGAACAAAAAAATGAATTTGAAAAAACTCTAGACCTCGACTTCTCTTTTGGTATTAAAGGTCTTGCGCGCTTTAGAGGAAATGTTTTTTACTCAAAAGGTGGTGTTGCAGCTGTTTTTAGACAGATTCCTAGTATTGTACCGGATTTTAAATCACTAAACCTACCAAAGGTTTTAATGGATATGACAGATGTGTCAAATGGACTTATTCTAGTAACTGGACCAACTGGTTCTGGTAAGTCGACAACTCTGGCAGCGCTGATTGATAGATTAAATGAAATCGAAGCTGGGCATATCATTACTTTAGAGGATCCAATCGAATTCGTTCATCCTCATAAGACTTGTATTATGAACCAAAGAGAGATTGGGAGGGATTCACTATCTTTCAAAAATGCACTTAAAGGTCTTTTACGTCAGGATCCCGATATTGTTCTCGTTGGTGAGATGAGGGACGCCGAAACGATTGAAGCGGCACTTACTATTGCTGAAACTGGCCACTTAGTTTTTGGAACCCTTCACACAAACTCATGTGTTCAGACAATTAATAGAATGGTTAACGTTTTCCCTTCAGAGCAACAGGACCAGATTAGAACACTACTATCGTTTGTTCTACAAGGAGTTGTTTCGCAACAGCTCCTTCCAAAATCTTTTAGTCCAGGGCGTGTACTTGGAATGGAGATTTTAAGAACAAATCCTGCGATCAAAAACTTAATTCGTGAAGATAAAATTCATCAGATATATTCTCAGATGCAAGTAGGACAAGATAAGACTGGAATGGTTACAATGAATCAAAGTATTAAAAGACACTTTGATGCGGGTCTGATCGATGCTGAAACAGCTATGTCATATTCAACAAACCCTGAGGAACTTGCACCGCAACTTGGATTAAAAGAAAGGTAGGTCGAGTTAGATGGGACTTTGGAAATGGGAAGGATTAGATAAAAACGGCAAGAGAGCATCTGGTCAAATTGAAGCAACTACTGAAAAAGAAGTACGAAGACTTCTTAGGGGCCAAGGTAATCGTCCGAAAAAAATTACTCCGCCATCAATTTTAGAATTTGATCTTGGTCAATGGATGGTTGAACAAGGCTTCGCTAGTGCTTTTGGAACAAAAGAGCTTTCAAACTTTACTAAGCAGCTTGCGATTATGATTAATGCGGGTGTTCCAATTTTACAGGGACTAGAAATTATTTATAAAACAGAGAAAAATGCTGCTCTTAAAAACGCAATTCAAAGAATTGCAAAAGATGTTCAGGAAGGAAAAACTCTCGCCGAGAGTATGACCAAACAAAAAGGTTTTGATAAACTATACTGCAATCTTGTAAAAGCTGGTGAAATCGGAGGGATTCTAGATGTCATCTTGAATAAGCTTTCAATTCACTTAGAGAAACAAGAAAAAACAAAGTCACAGATTAAGTCAGCTATGACCTATCCTTTTATTGTAACAATGATTGGTATTGGGGTCGTGTGGGGCCTTGTAACTTTCGTTGTTCCTCAATTTGTAGGAATGTTAAAAGATACGGGGAAAGATATCCCTGGTATTACACAATTTGTAATGGATGTCAGTGATCTTTGTGTAAACTACTCTGCATATGCTGTACCTATTGTCATTATTGTCCTTGTATTGATCTCGAGTTGGATAAAAACACCAGCAGGAAAAATTATTTATGATAAATTTGCCATGAAGATCCCTGGGTTTGGTGTTGTTGTAATTAAAGGAAATTTAAGTTCATTCACGAGAACTCTTGGGACACTACTTTCTGCAGGGGTTTCATTAATAGATGCATTAGAAATTTGTATTGAGACGATAGATAATGGTGTTATTTCTCGTGATATTGCCGCAGTTAAAAAATCAGTTATTGAAGGGAAAACTTTAACAGAACCACTTCAGAAAATTGATTATTTTCCCGAAATGGTTGCACAGATGATTAAAGTTGGTGAGCAGACAGGGTCAATTGACCAGATGCTTGACAAGATTGCTGTCGTTTTTGAAGACGAAGTTAATATGGCCGTTGAGTCTGCGACAAAGTTAATTGAACCTTTAATCCTTGTCGGCCTCGGTGGAACAATTGCTGTCGTTCTTGTCGCTATTTACCTGCCGATGTTCATGAGTGCAGGTTAAATTAATTTTGCCAATTTTAGATGGCACAATTACGGTAAAAACTTCCTTATCTTGTTGAAATTAGGGGGAGCTTTGTGAAAGTTAAGAAATGTTTTACTATATAAGCATGTTTTTCCACTTGAATATTTAAAAGGTCTTAATCCTTTTTCATACTTTAAATGGAAATAGTTTTTTACCCAAAGTGATCTTAATTCACTTTGTGAGAAAGGAGATTTTTATGAATAAGTTGAGAAATGAGTCCGGCTTTACGCTCGTTGAGCTTATGGTCGTTGTTGCCATCATTGGTATTTTGTCAGCGGTAGCAATTCCAAATTTTAAGAAGTATCAGGCAAAGTCTAAAACTTCAGAAGCTAAGTTACAACTATCGTCGATGTATACTGCAGAAACTGCGTTACTTGCAGATTATGATTCGTTTGGATCATGTCTTGGTTTTGCTGGTTACGTAGCACCAGCTGCTGCTAACTATTATGCAGGTGGTATTGGAAGTGACACTGACGGTAATGCTACTGTTGTTGCAAATGGTGGAACAGGTTGTACTGCAGCTTATACTTTCAATGCAAGAAAAACTACAGGTTCTTCAACACCAGCTGTTTTTGCTGATGCTAACACTGCATTTGCAACTGGAGCAACTCCAACTGACTTTACTGCTTCAATGGCGGGGAAAATTGGAAGTACAGGTGTGATCAATGCATGGAGTATTGATGAGAATAAGGCTTTATCTACGAATAACGCAGGTATCGATTAATCAAAACTAATAAGAGGGCTCGAAAGGGCCCTTTTTTACTTTGAAAAATTATACCTCTTACCGAAAAAATCAAAATCCTCACAAGACGTTTCATTTCCTTTAAAACATTCGTAATCAATTTCTTTTTTTAGTTCATATAAATTTTTTTCAACTCTTTCTTTTAACTGACCATCAGGCATTTTCTGGTATGACGTATAGAGAATCATGAAGCCAAGTTTCTTGTTTTCCTCTTTTATGTGAATTTTAGAGAGAATACTTGAAGCAATTTTAAATCGCATGTCGGTATCAAGATTGATCAGTTTTGTGAAATAAGGAATGGCTTTTGGGCACTC from the Bacteriovorax sp. Seq25_V genome contains:
- a CDS encoding type IV pilus twitching motility protein PilT, with amino-acid sequence MSADTKSTKLQSEPTATKKLEVGENIKIQQLFKLMVDNGGSDLHISPGTSPAMRVNGEVIRVKVPALTPQTSKELVYQVLSEEQKNEFEKTLDLDFSFGIKGLARFRGNVFYSKGGVAAVFRQIPSIVPDFKSLNLPKVLMDMTDVSNGLILVTGPTGSGKSTTLAALIDRLNEIEAGHIITLEDPIEFVHPHKTCIMNQREIGRDSLSFKNALKGLLRQDPDIVLVGEMRDAETIEAALTIAETGHLVFGTLHTNSCVQTINRMVNVFPSEQQDQIRTLLSFVLQGVVSQQLLPKSFSPGRVLGMEILRTNPAIKNLIREDKIHQIYSQMQVGQDKTGMVTMNQSIKRHFDAGLIDAETAMSYSTNPEELAPQLGLKER
- a CDS encoding type IV pilin protein — its product is MNKLRNESGFTLVELMVVVAIIGILSAVAIPNFKKYQAKSKTSEAKLQLSSMYTAETALLADYDSFGSCLGFAGYVAPAAANYYAGGIGSDTDGNATVVANGGTGCTAAYTFNARKTTGSSTPAVFADANTAFATGATPTDFTASMAGKIGSTGVINAWSIDENKALSTNNAGID
- the pilB gene encoding type IV-A pilus assembly ATPase PilB — encoded protein: MFRKEFADVISKTGMVPLKDLRPLLMDKDKDSISELGLLEFSFFDDVKFAKQVAGNYSVPYIDLMKASVPDRILKLVRRTDILKYRAIPIQKTGKSVSLAIFDPSLIARQAELQSLFQHPVDFILTSLRAWKRLFEKIEVSIDEVLETVKEVKADSGVNENLVEEDIGDDVIRFVNRILADAFLRKCSDIHIEPYEHNFRVRFRIDGTLIEVAQPPKSLIAPIVSRLKILAQLDISERRKPQDGRIKLSVAGKPIDYRVSTLPTLFGEKVVLRLLDQSNLQLDMTKLGFEPKQIKVFQNGIHQPYGMCLVTGPTGSGKTTTLYSALAELNTDDVNISTAEDPCEFNLEGINQVNIKKEVGLTFPAALKAFLRQDPDIIMVGEIRDFEVGEIAVEAALTGHMVLSTLHTNDAPSTITRLLNMGIEPFLVTGSLNVVVAQRLCRKICTQCKIEDTKISKEEIIACGIAPASAEKIKIYRGAGCEHCNNTGYKGRVAIYEVLDVSPAIKEIILKHGSSDDIKRQAIKEGMKTLRMSALTKVALGETSLEEAVSNSSSDKF
- a CDS encoding type II secretion system F family protein codes for the protein MGLWKWEGLDKNGKRASGQIEATTEKEVRRLLRGQGNRPKKITPPSILEFDLGQWMVEQGFASAFGTKELSNFTKQLAIMINAGVPILQGLEIIYKTEKNAALKNAIQRIAKDVQEGKTLAESMTKQKGFDKLYCNLVKAGEIGGILDVILNKLSIHLEKQEKTKSQIKSAMTYPFIVTMIGIGVVWGLVTFVVPQFVGMLKDTGKDIPGITQFVMDVSDLCVNYSAYAVPIVIIVLVLISSWIKTPAGKIIYDKFAMKIPGFGVVVIKGNLSSFTRTLGTLLSAGVSLIDALEICIETIDNGVISRDIAAVKKSVIEGKTLTEPLQKIDYFPEMVAQMIKVGEQTGSIDQMLDKIAVVFEDEVNMAVESATKLIEPLILVGLGGTIAVVLVAIYLPMFMSAG